One segment of Theobroma cacao cultivar B97-61/B2 chromosome 9, Criollo_cocoa_genome_V2, whole genome shotgun sequence DNA contains the following:
- the LOC18588300 gene encoding growth-regulating factor 1 isoform X1 → MMSGRNRFPFTASQWQELEHQALIFKYMVSGIPIPPDLLFTIKRSCLDSSLSSRLFSRQPQHIGWNCFQMGLGRKVDPEPGRCRRTDGKKWRCSKEAYPDSKYCERHMHRGKNRSRKPVEVTTATIANPSTATPNISSITKTHPSSFSSLSSMSLPSSESQQHHHQLRYPGYHSQVNHPFLYPHASRPPGIGLSPQENTTHSLLDSGTYSQTNTDYRRNSYVYGLKEEVDEHAFFSEPSGTMRSFSGPSVDDSWQLTPLTMSSSFSKQRSCSGLQSEYSYLQLQSLTDHTSKQNKQDDEHCYILGSDIKCEMPIKLEKGEPQKTVHRFFDEWPPKHRDSWLDLDDKSSNSSSVSTTRLSISIPSTSHDFPIFNSRAHNDA, encoded by the exons ATGATGAGTGGCAGAAACAGATTTCCTTTTACTGCATCTCAGTGGCAAGAGCTTGAACACCAAGCTCTAATCTTCAAGTACATGGTCTCAGGCATTCCCATACCACCTGATCTCCTCTTCACCATCAAGAGAAGCTGCTTGGACTCGTCACTATCTTCTAGGCTTTTCTCTCGCCAGCCCCAACATA TTGGATGGAATTGTTTTCAGATGGGATTGGGGAGAAAAGTAGACCCAGAGCCAGGGAGGTGTAGGAGAACAGATGGAAAGAAATGGAGATGCTCAAAAGAAGCCTACCCAGATTCAAAGTACTGTGAAAGACACATGCATAGAGGCAAAAACCGTTCAAGAAAGCCTGTGGAAGTTACTACTGCAACAATAGCAAACCCTTCAACAGCAACCCCAAACATCTCATCAATCACCAAGACTCAcccctcttctttttcttctctttcttccatGTCCTTGCCCTCCTCCGAGTCCCAACAGCACCACCATCAACTTCGTTACCCTGGTTATCATTCCCAGGTCAATCATCCCTTTTTATATCCCCATGCATCAAGACCTCCAGGGATTGGCCTGTCACCCCAAGAAAACACCACCCACTCTCTCCTGGACTCTGGCACTTACTCCCAGACAAACACTGATTATAG aagaaacagTTATGTTTACGGGCTGAAAGAAGAGGTGGATGAGCATGCTTTTTTCTCTGAGCCTTCTGGGACAATGAGGAGCTTCTCAGGTCCATCTGTGGATGACTCATGGCAACTTACACCACTAACAATGAGCTCCTCTTTTTCAAAGCAGAGGAGCTGCTCTGGCTTACAGAGTGAATACTCGTACTTGCAGCTTCAAAGTCTCACTGATCACAcctcaaaacaaaacaagcaGGATGATGAGCATTGCTACATATTGGGAAGTGATATCAAATGTGAAATGCCTATTAAATTGGAGAAGGGAGAACCCCAAAAGACAGTCCATCGTTTCTTTGATGAATGGCCACCAAAACATAGAGACTCATGGCTTGATTTGGATGATAAATCATCAAACAGCTCATCAGTTTCAACAACCAGGCTCTCAATATCCATTCCTTCCACTTCACACGACTTTCCCATTTTCAATTCAAGAGCTCATAATG ATGCTTGA
- the LOC18588300 gene encoding growth-regulating factor 1 isoform X3 has product MMSGRNRFPFTASQWQELEHQALIFKYMVSGIPIPPDLLFTIKRSCLDSSLSSRLFSRQPQHIGWNCFQMGLGRKVDPEPGRCRRTDGKKWRCSKEAYPDSKYCERHMHRGKNRSRKPVEVTTATIANPSTATPNISSITKTHPSSFSSLSSMSLPSSESQQHHHQLRYPGYHSQVNHPFLYPHASRPPGIGLSPQENTTHSLLDSGTYSQTNTDYSYVYGLKEEVDEHAFFSEPSGTMRSFSGPSVDDSWQLTPLTMSSSFSKQRSCSGLQSEYSYLQLQSLTDHTSKQNKQDDEHCYILGSDIKCEMPIKLEKGEPQKTVHRFFDEWPPKHRDSWLDLDDKSSNSSSVSTTRLSISIPSTSHDFPIFNSRAHNDA; this is encoded by the exons ATGATGAGTGGCAGAAACAGATTTCCTTTTACTGCATCTCAGTGGCAAGAGCTTGAACACCAAGCTCTAATCTTCAAGTACATGGTCTCAGGCATTCCCATACCACCTGATCTCCTCTTCACCATCAAGAGAAGCTGCTTGGACTCGTCACTATCTTCTAGGCTTTTCTCTCGCCAGCCCCAACATA TTGGATGGAATTGTTTTCAGATGGGATTGGGGAGAAAAGTAGACCCAGAGCCAGGGAGGTGTAGGAGAACAGATGGAAAGAAATGGAGATGCTCAAAAGAAGCCTACCCAGATTCAAAGTACTGTGAAAGACACATGCATAGAGGCAAAAACCGTTCAAGAAAGCCTGTGGAAGTTACTACTGCAACAATAGCAAACCCTTCAACAGCAACCCCAAACATCTCATCAATCACCAAGACTCAcccctcttctttttcttctctttcttccatGTCCTTGCCCTCCTCCGAGTCCCAACAGCACCACCATCAACTTCGTTACCCTGGTTATCATTCCCAGGTCAATCATCCCTTTTTATATCCCCATGCATCAAGACCTCCAGGGATTGGCCTGTCACCCCAAGAAAACACCACCCACTCTCTCCTGGACTCTGGCACTTACTCCCAGACAAACACTGATTATAG TTATGTTTACGGGCTGAAAGAAGAGGTGGATGAGCATGCTTTTTTCTCTGAGCCTTCTGGGACAATGAGGAGCTTCTCAGGTCCATCTGTGGATGACTCATGGCAACTTACACCACTAACAATGAGCTCCTCTTTTTCAAAGCAGAGGAGCTGCTCTGGCTTACAGAGTGAATACTCGTACTTGCAGCTTCAAAGTCTCACTGATCACAcctcaaaacaaaacaagcaGGATGATGAGCATTGCTACATATTGGGAAGTGATATCAAATGTGAAATGCCTATTAAATTGGAGAAGGGAGAACCCCAAAAGACAGTCCATCGTTTCTTTGATGAATGGCCACCAAAACATAGAGACTCATGGCTTGATTTGGATGATAAATCATCAAACAGCTCATCAGTTTCAACAACCAGGCTCTCAATATCCATTCCTTCCACTTCACACGACTTTCCCATTTTCAATTCAAGAGCTCATAATG ATGCTTGA
- the LOC18588300 gene encoding growth-regulating factor 1 isoform X2 produces the protein MMSGRNRFPFTASQWQELEHQALIFKYMVSGIPIPPDLLFTIKRSCLDSSLSSRLFSRQPQHIGWNCFQMGLGRKVDPEPGRCRRTDGKKWRCSKEAYPDSKYCERHMHRGKNRSRKPVEVTTATIANPSTATPNISSITKTHPSSFSSLSSMSLPSSESQQHHHQLRYPGYHSQVNHPFLYPHASRPPGIGLSPQENTTHSLLDSGTYSQTNTDYRNSYVYGLKEEVDEHAFFSEPSGTMRSFSGPSVDDSWQLTPLTMSSSFSKQRSCSGLQSEYSYLQLQSLTDHTSKQNKQDDEHCYILGSDIKCEMPIKLEKGEPQKTVHRFFDEWPPKHRDSWLDLDDKSSNSSSVSTTRLSISIPSTSHDFPIFNSRAHNDA, from the exons ATGATGAGTGGCAGAAACAGATTTCCTTTTACTGCATCTCAGTGGCAAGAGCTTGAACACCAAGCTCTAATCTTCAAGTACATGGTCTCAGGCATTCCCATACCACCTGATCTCCTCTTCACCATCAAGAGAAGCTGCTTGGACTCGTCACTATCTTCTAGGCTTTTCTCTCGCCAGCCCCAACATA TTGGATGGAATTGTTTTCAGATGGGATTGGGGAGAAAAGTAGACCCAGAGCCAGGGAGGTGTAGGAGAACAGATGGAAAGAAATGGAGATGCTCAAAAGAAGCCTACCCAGATTCAAAGTACTGTGAAAGACACATGCATAGAGGCAAAAACCGTTCAAGAAAGCCTGTGGAAGTTACTACTGCAACAATAGCAAACCCTTCAACAGCAACCCCAAACATCTCATCAATCACCAAGACTCAcccctcttctttttcttctctttcttccatGTCCTTGCCCTCCTCCGAGTCCCAACAGCACCACCATCAACTTCGTTACCCTGGTTATCATTCCCAGGTCAATCATCCCTTTTTATATCCCCATGCATCAAGACCTCCAGGGATTGGCCTGTCACCCCAAGAAAACACCACCCACTCTCTCCTGGACTCTGGCACTTACTCCCAGACAAACACTGATTATAG aaacagTTATGTTTACGGGCTGAAAGAAGAGGTGGATGAGCATGCTTTTTTCTCTGAGCCTTCTGGGACAATGAGGAGCTTCTCAGGTCCATCTGTGGATGACTCATGGCAACTTACACCACTAACAATGAGCTCCTCTTTTTCAAAGCAGAGGAGCTGCTCTGGCTTACAGAGTGAATACTCGTACTTGCAGCTTCAAAGTCTCACTGATCACAcctcaaaacaaaacaagcaGGATGATGAGCATTGCTACATATTGGGAAGTGATATCAAATGTGAAATGCCTATTAAATTGGAGAAGGGAGAACCCCAAAAGACAGTCCATCGTTTCTTTGATGAATGGCCACCAAAACATAGAGACTCATGGCTTGATTTGGATGATAAATCATCAAACAGCTCATCAGTTTCAACAACCAGGCTCTCAATATCCATTCCTTCCACTTCACACGACTTTCCCATTTTCAATTCAAGAGCTCATAATG ATGCTTGA